A window of Rhodococcus sp. SGAir0479 contains these coding sequences:
- a CDS encoding acylphosphatase has protein sequence MYDTDEIERLTAWVHGYVQGVGFRWWTRARALELGLVGHATNHADGRVLVIAEGSRDALERLLALLRSGETPGSVTLVVEHFGAARGGLSGFVER, from the coding sequence ATGTACGACACCGACGAGATCGAACGCCTCACCGCCTGGGTCCACGGCTACGTCCAGGGCGTCGGGTTCCGGTGGTGGACCCGGGCCCGGGCGCTCGAACTGGGGCTGGTCGGTCACGCGACCAACCACGCCGACGGCCGGGTGCTCGTGATCGCCGAAGGGTCGCGGGATGCGCTCGAGCGGCTCCTCGCGCTGCTGCGCTCGGGTGAGACGCCCGGAAGTGTGACCCTGGTGGTCGAGCACTTCGGTGCGGCGCGCGGGGGACTTTCCGGGTTCGTCGAGCGCTGA